Proteins from a genomic interval of Gemmatimonadota bacterium:
- a CDS encoding alpha/beta hydrolase, with protein sequence MLWALLVAYGVLALLALLWSERLIFQPPPASYGPAPDLLSLTTSDGVALAALYLPNPDGRYTLLYSHGNAEDLGDARPGLEALRDLGFAVFAYDYRGYGRSSGRASEAGVYRDVEAAYQYLTGPLAVLPERIILHGISVGSGPAVELATRRPVAGLILEGAFASAFTVLTRVPLFPFDRFRNLRKLGRVHCPVLVIHGTADEVIPFAHGRKLFAGAQAPKQHLWVRGARHNDLRLVAGERYGRALQEFEATLPAPTSGY encoded by the coding sequence ATGCTCTGGGCACTTCTGGTCGCGTACGGCGTGCTGGCGCTCCTCGCCCTCCTGTGGTCGGAACGCCTCATATTCCAGCCGCCGCCCGCCAGCTACGGCCCGGCCCCAGACCTCTTGAGCCTCACCACCAGCGACGGGGTCGCGCTCGCGGCGCTGTACCTCCCCAACCCCGACGGGCGCTACACGCTCCTCTACAGCCACGGCAATGCCGAAGACCTGGGCGATGCGCGGCCGGGCCTCGAGGCGCTGCGCGACCTGGGCTTCGCCGTCTTCGCCTACGACTACCGCGGCTACGGCCGGAGCAGCGGCCGCGCCTCCGAGGCCGGGGTCTACCGGGATGTCGAAGCGGCCTACCAGTACCTGACCGGCCCGCTGGCGGTGCTCCCCGAGCGGATCATACTCCACGGCATTTCCGTGGGGAGCGGGCCGGCGGTGGAGCTGGCAACCCGGCGGCCCGTCGCCGGGCTCATCCTGGAAGGCGCCTTCGCCAGCGCCTTCACTGTGCTTACGCGCGTGCCCCTCTTCCCTTTCGACCGCTTCCGCAACCTTCGGAAGCTGGGCCGCGTGCACTGCCCCGTGCTGGTCATCCACGGCACGGCCGACGAGGTCATCCCCTTCGCCCACGGCCGGAAGCTGTTCGCCGGCGCACAGGCGCCCAAGCAGCACCTGTGGGTCCGCGGCGCCCGCCACAACGACCTGCGCCTGGTGGCCGGAGAGAGGTACGGCCGAGCCCTCCAGGAATTCGAGGCGACGCTGCCGGCCCCAACCAGCGGTTACTAA
- a CDS encoding DNA-binding protein, with protein sequence MDANVLFSAAYRQGAGVGALWSLENVALSTSPYAVEEAERNLSTGEQRERLQQLLGPVQLVQTGTVPESVRQGVTLPDKDWPIIGGAIAAEATHLITGDLQHFGPYFHKRIAGILVVPPADYMRNARRTF encoded by the coding sequence TTGGACGCCAACGTGCTCTTCTCGGCGGCATACCGCCAGGGCGCCGGAGTCGGCGCTCTGTGGTCGCTGGAGAACGTAGCGCTCTCAACGTCACCGTACGCGGTGGAGGAGGCGGAGAGAAACCTATCGACGGGAGAGCAAAGAGAGCGGCTACAACAGCTACTCGGGCCAGTACAGCTCGTGCAGACGGGTACTGTCCCCGAGTCAGTTCGCCAAGGCGTCACGCTGCCGGACAAAGACTGGCCAATCATTGGTGGAGCGATCGCCGCGGAAGCCACGCATCTGATCACTGGTGATCTCCAGCACTTTGGCCCCTATTTTCACAAGCGGATCGCTGGTATTCTCGTAGTACCTCCGGCTGACTACATGCGCAACGCTCGCCGCACTTTCTAA
- a CDS encoding AbrB/MazE/SpoVT family DNA-binding domain-containing protein, which produces MPISESGRVGKRGTLVIPARLRRRFGLTEGCTVIAEETEEGILIRPAVTVPIEMYSAERRAEFLLSNAVDDDDYARARNEVRKLGLDPDSIDHHRP; this is translated from the coding sequence ATGCCGATTTCTGAATCTGGTCGGGTCGGTAAGAGGGGAACCCTCGTCATCCCCGCGCGGCTGCGGCGCCGGTTCGGCCTTACCGAGGGGTGCACGGTCATCGCTGAGGAGACGGAGGAGGGTATCCTCATCCGGCCCGCCGTCACGGTACCCATCGAGATGTACTCCGCCGAACGGCGCGCCGAGTTCCTGCTTTCCAACGCCGTGGATGATGATGACTATGCCCGGGCTCGGAATGAGGTGCGGAAGCTGGGCCTCGATCCCGATTCGATAGACCACCATCGTCCGTAG